A window of Amycolatopsis australiensis contains these coding sequences:
- a CDS encoding extracellular solute-binding protein, with product MRPIVRRTAAAAAALVLLAACGPGDAGGGTKLTIATFGEFGYAPLLAEYHKLHPEITVQNRVTDFDTHHKGLATQLATGRGAADVVAIEEQYIPRYRKAKDKFADLAAYGARDLEHQWAPWKWAQGTDGAFVLGLGTDMGSLALCYRRDLFQAAGLPADRDEVAKLMPDWDAYAATAERFTSRTPEVKFADSAGTVYTAMLNQSPENYFSAADDSFIGDRNPSVRNAFFLSGGIAAKGQTAAATTFTQAWNVAIKQGTFATVACPAWMLSQIKEAGGDANRGKWDVTTVPGKSGNQGGSFLAVPKQSEHPKEAYELARWLTAPEQQKKLFLSDGILPSEPSVYTDPQVVAHTDPYFGDAPIGRIFAASADRLRPNYRGLRDADVRPEFGRALGRIEDRTEGVDQAWADAVRQAQAVLK from the coding sequence TTGCGCCCGATCGTCCGCCGGACCGCCGCCGCGGCCGCCGCGCTGGTCCTGCTCGCCGCCTGCGGCCCGGGTGACGCCGGCGGCGGGACGAAGCTCACCATCGCCACCTTCGGCGAGTTCGGCTACGCGCCCTTGCTCGCCGAGTACCACAAGCTGCATCCCGAGATCACGGTGCAGAACCGCGTCACCGACTTCGACACCCACCACAAGGGCCTCGCGACGCAGCTGGCCACCGGCCGCGGCGCCGCCGACGTCGTCGCGATCGAAGAGCAGTACATACCGCGCTACCGCAAGGCGAAGGACAAGTTCGCCGACCTCGCCGCCTACGGCGCCCGCGACCTCGAACACCAGTGGGCGCCGTGGAAGTGGGCGCAAGGTACCGACGGCGCGTTCGTCCTCGGGCTCGGCACCGACATGGGCAGCCTGGCGCTGTGCTACCGGCGTGACCTGTTCCAGGCCGCGGGCCTGCCGGCCGACCGGGACGAGGTCGCGAAGCTGATGCCGGACTGGGACGCCTACGCGGCCACCGCCGAGCGGTTCACGAGCCGGACGCCGGAGGTGAAGTTCGCCGACTCCGCGGGCACGGTCTACACCGCGATGCTCAACCAGTCGCCGGAGAACTACTTCTCCGCGGCCGACGACTCCTTCATCGGCGACCGCAATCCCAGCGTGCGCAACGCGTTCTTCCTTTCCGGCGGCATCGCCGCGAAGGGCCAGACGGCGGCCGCCACGACGTTCACGCAGGCCTGGAACGTCGCGATCAAGCAAGGCACCTTCGCGACCGTCGCCTGCCCGGCCTGGATGCTCAGCCAGATCAAGGAAGCCGGCGGCGACGCCAACCGCGGCAAGTGGGACGTCACGACCGTGCCCGGCAAGAGCGGCAACCAGGGCGGCTCGTTCCTGGCCGTGCCGAAGCAGAGCGAGCACCCGAAGGAGGCGTACGAGCTCGCGCGCTGGCTTACCGCGCCGGAACAGCAGAAGAAGCTGTTCCTCTCCGACGGCATCCTGCCCAGCGAACCCTCGGTCTACACGGACCCGCAGGTCGTCGCGCACACCGACCCGTACTTCGGGGACGCGCCGATCGGCCGGATCTTCGCCGCTTCCGCCGACCGGCTGCGGCCCAACTACCGCGGCCTGCGCGACGCCGACGTCCGGCCCGAGTTCGGCCGCGCACTCGGGCGGATCGAAGACCGGACCGAGGGGGTCGACCAGGCCTGGGCGGACGCCGTCCGGCAGGCGCAAGCCGTGCTGAAGTAG
- a CDS encoding carbohydrate ABC transporter permease, translating into MLARFDRRVTPFLLVAPFFALFVVFGAFPLLYTAWVSLHDWNLLEGDQGYLGLANYGDLLTDPHFYNALANTVGIFLLAAVPEFLLALGVAALLDRPLRGATWWRTGVLLPNVVSVVAVGLVFGQLFGRDYGVVNEVLGWFGVGPVNWQATTWSSHLAVASMVLWRWTGYNALIYLAAMQAVPGELYEAAALDGASRWRTFWSITVPGIRPALAFTAIAGTVNGLQLFAEPQLFGGGSDAAGGNDRQFQTLVMYLYEKGFTHFDAGYAAALTWVLFVLCAGFALVNYRLVRRFVRSA; encoded by the coding sequence GTGCTCGCTCGCTTCGACCGCAGGGTCACCCCGTTCCTGCTCGTCGCGCCCTTCTTCGCGCTCTTCGTCGTCTTCGGCGCCTTCCCGCTGCTGTACACGGCGTGGGTGTCGCTGCACGACTGGAACCTGCTCGAGGGCGACCAGGGCTACCTCGGTCTCGCGAACTACGGCGACCTGCTCACCGACCCGCACTTCTACAACGCGCTCGCCAACACCGTCGGGATCTTCCTGCTCGCCGCGGTCCCGGAGTTCCTGCTGGCGCTGGGCGTCGCGGCGCTGCTCGACCGGCCGCTGCGCGGCGCGACCTGGTGGCGCACCGGCGTCCTGCTGCCGAACGTCGTGTCCGTCGTCGCGGTCGGGCTCGTGTTCGGGCAGCTGTTCGGCCGCGACTACGGCGTCGTCAACGAAGTCCTGGGCTGGTTCGGCGTCGGGCCCGTGAACTGGCAGGCGACCACGTGGTCGTCGCACTTGGCGGTGGCGTCGATGGTGCTCTGGCGCTGGACCGGCTACAACGCGCTGATCTACCTGGCCGCGATGCAGGCGGTTCCCGGCGAGCTGTACGAGGCCGCCGCGCTCGACGGCGCCTCGCGGTGGCGGACGTTCTGGTCGATCACCGTGCCCGGCATCCGGCCCGCGCTGGCGTTCACCGCGATCGCCGGCACGGTCAACGGACTGCAGCTGTTCGCCGAGCCGCAGCTGTTCGGCGGCGGATCGGACGCCGCCGGCGGCAACGACCGCCAGTTCCAGACGCTCGTGATGTACTTGTACGAGAAGGGCTTCACGCACTTCGACGCCGGTTACGCGGCCGCGCTGACGTGGGTGCTGTTCGTGCTCTGCGCGGGCTTCGCGCTGGTCAACTACCGGCTGGTGCGCCGGTTCGTGAGGTCGGCGTGA
- a CDS encoding carbohydrate ABC transporter permease yields the protein MRRPGGWVYALLAGVLGASIFPLYWSYVVSTRDNSAIGETSPLLLPGGHLAENVRRVFAAVDFWAALGNSLIVAGTVTVSNVVLASLAGFAFARLRFPGRNTLFLLVVGSAMVPAQLGVIPLYLVVGDLGWYGRLEAVIVPGLLSAFSVFWMRQACENAIGADLVDAATVDGCSILRTYWHVAVPALRPAAAVLAMLTFLAAWNDYFWPLVVLDPNETPTVQVALSQLASGYYTDYALMLTGATLGVVPVIALFLLLGRHIVRGILKGAPG from the coding sequence GTGAGACGCCCCGGCGGCTGGGTCTACGCGCTGCTGGCCGGCGTGCTCGGCGCGTCGATCTTCCCGCTGTACTGGTCGTACGTGGTGTCCACCAGGGACAACTCGGCGATCGGTGAGACGTCGCCGCTGCTCCTGCCGGGCGGCCACCTCGCCGAGAACGTGCGCCGGGTCTTCGCCGCCGTCGACTTCTGGGCGGCGCTGGGCAACTCGCTGATCGTCGCGGGCACGGTCACGGTGTCCAACGTGGTGCTGGCGAGCCTCGCCGGGTTCGCCTTCGCCCGGCTGCGGTTCCCGGGCCGCAACACGCTGTTCCTGCTGGTGGTGGGCTCGGCGATGGTGCCGGCGCAGCTCGGGGTCATCCCGCTGTACCTGGTGGTCGGCGACCTCGGCTGGTACGGGCGGCTGGAGGCGGTGATCGTGCCGGGCCTGCTCAGCGCGTTCAGCGTGTTCTGGATGCGCCAGGCGTGCGAGAACGCGATCGGCGCCGACCTCGTCGACGCCGCGACCGTCGACGGCTGCTCGATCCTGCGCACCTACTGGCACGTGGCGGTGCCCGCGCTGCGCCCGGCGGCCGCGGTGCTCGCGATGCTCACGTTCCTGGCCGCCTGGAACGACTACTTCTGGCCGCTGGTGGTGCTCGACCCGAACGAGACGCCGACCGTGCAGGTCGCGCTTTCGCAGCTGGCCAGCGGGTACTACACCGACTACGCGCTCATGCTCACCGGCGCGACGCTGGGTGTCGTGCCCGTCATCGCGCTGTTCCTGCTGCTGGGCCGCCACATCGTGCGGGGGATCCTGAAAGGAGCGCCGGGATGA
- a CDS encoding GH1 family beta-glucosidase, with the protein MTFPTGFLWGAATASYQVEGGVREGGRGPSVWDTFAAVPGKVAGGASGEIACDHYHRYAADIGLLADLGLGAYRFSVAWPRVMPDGRTPSAAGLAFYDRLVDELLRRDVVPVLTLYHWDLPQALEDAGGWPLRDTASRFAEYAVVVHDALGDRVDQWTTINEPFCAAFLGYGSGVHAPGVQDYDTALVAAHHLLLAHGLATRALTSRARPGHEFSLALNFAPALPDGTSPAHLEAARKFDGIHNRFFLDPVLGRGYPPDVLADVAGHGGRFAASVRDGDTDTIAAAIDWLGVNYYAPARVTPLADPLAPSNCPLPGLRGLDVLPGAGPLTAFGWEQSPSTLTSLLERLSAESGLPLVVAENGASFVDKVVSGRVHDAARVNYFLEHLHAVHAAIRAGADVRGYFAWSLLDNFEWAMGYTQRFGLIHVDFETQVRTVKDSGRFLGRVARANALPE; encoded by the coding sequence ATGACCTTTCCGACGGGCTTCCTGTGGGGCGCGGCGACCGCGTCCTACCAGGTCGAAGGCGGGGTGCGGGAAGGCGGCCGCGGACCGTCGGTCTGGGACACGTTCGCGGCGGTGCCCGGCAAGGTGGCCGGCGGCGCCTCCGGCGAGATCGCCTGCGACCACTACCACCGGTACGCGGCCGACATCGGCCTGCTGGCGGACCTGGGGCTGGGCGCCTACCGGTTTTCGGTGGCGTGGCCGCGGGTCATGCCGGACGGCCGGACACCGTCGGCCGCGGGGCTCGCGTTCTACGACCGGCTCGTGGACGAGCTGCTGCGCCGCGACGTCGTGCCGGTGCTCACGCTGTACCACTGGGACCTGCCGCAGGCGCTGGAGGACGCGGGCGGCTGGCCGCTGCGTGACACGGCTTCCCGGTTCGCCGAGTACGCGGTCGTGGTCCACGACGCGCTGGGCGACCGCGTGGACCAGTGGACGACGATCAACGAGCCGTTCTGCGCGGCGTTCCTGGGCTACGGCAGCGGGGTGCACGCGCCGGGCGTCCAGGACTACGACACGGCACTGGTCGCGGCGCACCACCTGCTGCTCGCGCACGGGCTGGCGACGCGGGCGCTGACGTCGCGGGCGCGGCCCGGGCACGAGTTCTCGCTGGCCCTGAACTTCGCCCCGGCCCTGCCGGACGGCACGTCCCCGGCGCACCTGGAGGCGGCACGGAAGTTCGACGGCATCCACAACCGATTCTTCCTCGACCCCGTGCTCGGCCGCGGCTACCCGCCGGACGTGCTGGCGGACGTGGCCGGGCACGGCGGCCGGTTCGCGGCGTCGGTGCGCGACGGCGACACGGACACCATCGCGGCGGCGATCGACTGGCTGGGGGTGAACTACTACGCGCCGGCCCGCGTCACGCCGCTGGCCGACCCGCTGGCACCGAGCAACTGCCCGTTGCCGGGGCTGCGGGGACTGGACGTGCTCCCCGGGGCCGGCCCGCTCACGGCGTTCGGCTGGGAGCAGTCCCCGTCGACGCTCACTTCGCTGCTGGAGCGGCTTTCCGCGGAGTCCGGCCTGCCCCTGGTGGTCGCCGAGAACGGTGCGTCCTTCGTGGACAAGGTGGTGTCCGGCCGGGTGCACGACGCGGCCCGGGTGAACTACTTCCTGGAACACCTCCACGCGGTCCACGCCGCGATCCGCGCCGGAGCCGACGTCCGCGGGTACTTCGCGTGGTCGCTGCTGGACAACTTCGAGTGGGCGATGGGCTACACGCAACGGTTCGGCCTGATCCACGTGGACTTCGAGACGCAGGTCCGGACGGTCAAGGACTCGGGCCGGTTCCTGGGCCGGGTCGCCAGGGCCAACGCGCTGCCGGAGTAG
- a CDS encoding BTAD domain-containing putative transcriptional regulator: MPEGAGLRVGLLGPLRAWRGTAEIGLGPARQRAIFAVLAVNAGRPVPRAELIDGVWGDSAPASVEGSVHTYVSGLRRALEPGRSRWSAASVLVSDPAGYSLRLDEGALDAAVFEQHRERAQELLDRGDPRAAVTEFDAALALWQGEALSGVPGGFAERHREYLAELRLDTLERRARALLALGAHLDLAPELAVLAGAHPLRESLRESLMLALYRSGRPADALDVFRDARATLVAELGVEPSPALQRLHQQILAQDPALDAPAVPVEVTAHRLYGREAETAKLAELVAGVRAGRGRAVWIEGEAGIGKSELLTSSLPDGPGFQRLWAAADELSTRFPLQVMLECLAIDAGSPDPRRARVAHELAGEGPARRSRWPADPVPGAVDRLLALVDELCADSPLVLVVDDLQWADEASVLVWHRLCAATRQLPLLLVAATRPAPGRAELAQLRRGVQARDGVVLDLAPLTGEDVGRLIEDQIGAAPGPGLRELAARGAGNPLYVKEMVDVLLRAGAVEVRGGEADVDDPAEFEAPPSLVAAVDRRLGFLPDRTQEVLRWGALLGMEFAVGDIAAVLGTRPSDLLEPLEEAVAANVLIDTGTQLAFRHPLLRQALYDRLPSGTRAALHRQAAEALAGIGAPVKRVAEQLVAAPATVDEWVLDWLAAHHAAVSNRAPLIAVELLERALAAGAGPRREVLLVALVKVLFRLERDPESLARQALDVATEPDAAEEMRHILAALRHRRGDTGGAVATLAASVDDPAVPELWRVKHRQLLANFRRGDLSDLDAAEKAAHETKALAGGDRYLTAHALQTLWLVDSVRREHDSALAHVDAAIEAVGDEPELADLHLDLLDNRVFTLQNLDRLAEADAALRAAGDVATRHAMPVGLQVSAAVHRYWEGRWDEALVELDTVTEDGPAITFYGLREPGPAALLLHGVAALIAGRRDDRAQAAAHLDAAEAYAPATGAERESFDFLLVADALAAEQRGDRARALTVLEPILNPTYAQMMLRHQWLPAFVRLAMEQDDVARARRALAVCEEEAAKERRPARAHAAASWCRGLIEADPAAVLATAEHFRAVGRRPELASALEDAAVLLARAGRLDAAHAAFEEAAELYTALGARWDLRRAETRLRRLGVRRGALFAPVRPGHGWESLTPIEVRIASLVAEGRSNPEIAAELSLPRRTVQAHVTRLLGKLETPSRSGVADAFRQRP, translated from the coding sequence ATGCCAGAAGGCGCGGGTCTGCGGGTGGGCTTGCTCGGCCCCCTGCGGGCGTGGCGCGGGACGGCCGAGATCGGCCTCGGTCCCGCTCGTCAGCGCGCGATCTTCGCCGTCCTCGCCGTCAACGCCGGTCGTCCGGTCCCCCGCGCCGAGCTGATCGACGGCGTCTGGGGTGACTCCGCGCCCGCGAGCGTCGAGGGCAGCGTCCACACCTACGTCTCGGGCCTGCGGCGGGCGCTCGAACCGGGCCGGTCACGCTGGTCCGCCGCCAGCGTCCTGGTCTCGGATCCTGCGGGGTATTCGCTGCGGCTGGACGAAGGCGCGCTCGACGCGGCCGTTTTCGAACAGCACCGCGAACGCGCGCAGGAGCTGCTCGACCGGGGTGATCCGCGGGCGGCGGTCACCGAGTTCGACGCGGCCCTCGCGCTCTGGCAGGGTGAAGCGCTTTCGGGGGTGCCCGGCGGGTTCGCCGAGCGGCACCGCGAGTACCTCGCCGAGCTGCGGCTGGACACGCTCGAACGGCGGGCCCGCGCGCTGCTGGCGCTCGGCGCGCACCTCGACCTCGCGCCCGAGCTGGCGGTGCTGGCCGGTGCACACCCGCTGCGGGAGTCGCTGCGCGAGTCGCTCATGCTCGCCCTCTACCGCAGCGGACGGCCCGCCGACGCCCTCGACGTCTTCCGCGACGCCCGCGCCACCCTGGTCGCCGAGCTCGGCGTCGAACCAAGCCCGGCGCTGCAGCGGCTGCACCAGCAGATCCTCGCCCAGGACCCGGCGCTCGACGCGCCCGCGGTCCCGGTCGAGGTCACCGCGCACCGGCTCTACGGCCGGGAAGCCGAAACGGCGAAGCTCGCCGAGCTCGTCGCCGGCGTGCGGGCCGGGCGCGGCCGGGCCGTCTGGATCGAAGGCGAGGCCGGCATCGGCAAGTCCGAGCTGCTCACCAGCTCGCTGCCGGACGGCCCCGGCTTCCAGCGGCTCTGGGCGGCGGCCGACGAGCTGAGCACCCGGTTCCCGCTGCAGGTGATGCTGGAGTGCCTGGCGATCGACGCCGGTTCACCGGACCCGCGGCGCGCGCGGGTGGCGCACGAACTCGCGGGCGAAGGCCCGGCGCGGCGCAGCCGGTGGCCCGCCGACCCCGTGCCCGGCGCGGTCGACCGGCTGCTGGCCCTGGTCGACGAGCTGTGCGCGGACTCGCCGCTGGTGCTGGTGGTCGACGACCTGCAGTGGGCGGACGAGGCGTCCGTGCTGGTCTGGCACCGCCTGTGCGCGGCGACCCGCCAGCTGCCGCTGCTGCTGGTGGCCGCGACCCGGCCGGCGCCCGGCCGCGCCGAGCTCGCCCAGCTGCGGCGCGGGGTCCAGGCGCGTGACGGCGTCGTGCTCGACCTCGCGCCGCTGACCGGCGAAGATGTCGGACGGCTGATCGAGGACCAGATCGGCGCGGCACCCGGGCCCGGCCTGCGCGAGCTGGCCGCCCGCGGTGCCGGGAACCCGCTGTACGTCAAGGAAATGGTCGACGTCCTGCTGCGCGCGGGCGCGGTCGAGGTGCGCGGCGGCGAAGCCGACGTCGACGACCCGGCGGAGTTCGAGGCGCCGCCGTCGCTGGTCGCCGCCGTCGACCGGCGGCTCGGCTTCCTCCCGGACCGGACGCAGGAAGTGCTGCGCTGGGGAGCGCTGCTGGGCATGGAGTTCGCCGTCGGGGACATCGCCGCGGTGCTGGGCACGCGGCCGTCGGACCTGCTGGAGCCGCTCGAAGAAGCCGTCGCGGCGAACGTCCTGATCGACACCGGGACGCAGCTGGCGTTCCGGCACCCCCTGCTGCGCCAGGCGCTCTACGACCGGCTGCCGTCCGGGACGCGGGCGGCGCTGCACCGGCAGGCGGCCGAAGCGCTCGCCGGGATCGGCGCGCCGGTCAAGCGGGTCGCCGAGCAGCTGGTCGCCGCCCCGGCCACAGTGGACGAATGGGTGCTGGACTGGCTCGCCGCGCACCACGCGGCCGTGTCGAACCGGGCGCCGCTGATCGCCGTCGAGCTGCTGGAGCGGGCACTGGCGGCGGGAGCGGGACCGCGGCGCGAGGTCCTGCTGGTGGCGCTGGTCAAGGTGCTGTTCCGGCTGGAGCGCGACCCGGAAAGCCTGGCGCGGCAAGCCCTTGACGTGGCCACCGAGCCCGACGCGGCCGAGGAGATGCGGCACATCCTCGCGGCGCTGCGGCACCGCCGTGGCGACACCGGAGGCGCGGTCGCGACGCTGGCCGCGTCGGTCGACGACCCGGCCGTGCCCGAGCTGTGGCGGGTCAAGCACCGGCAGCTGCTGGCGAACTTCCGCCGTGGCGATCTGTCCGATCTGGACGCGGCGGAAAAGGCGGCGCACGAGACGAAGGCGCTCGCCGGCGGGGACCGGTACCTGACCGCGCACGCGCTGCAGACGTTGTGGCTGGTGGATTCGGTCCGGCGCGAGCACGACAGCGCGCTGGCGCACGTCGACGCGGCGATCGAGGCCGTCGGCGACGAACCCGAGCTGGCCGACCTGCACCTCGACCTGCTCGACAACCGCGTGTTCACCCTGCAGAACCTCGACCGCCTGGCCGAAGCGGACGCGGCGCTGCGCGCGGCAGGCGACGTCGCGACGCGGCACGCGATGCCGGTCGGGCTGCAGGTGTCGGCCGCGGTGCACCGGTACTGGGAGGGCCGCTGGGACGAGGCGCTGGTCGAGCTGGACACGGTCACCGAGGACGGCCCGGCGATCACGTTCTACGGCCTGCGCGAGCCGGGCCCGGCGGCGCTGCTGCTGCACGGCGTCGCGGCGCTGATCGCGGGCCGCCGAGACGACCGCGCGCAGGCCGCGGCCCACCTCGACGCGGCGGAGGCGTACGCCCCGGCGACCGGCGCCGAGCGCGAAAGCTTCGACTTCCTGCTGGTCGCGGACGCGCTCGCGGCCGAGCAGCGCGGCGACCGGGCCCGCGCGCTGACCGTCCTCGAGCCGATCCTGAACCCGACGTACGCGCAGATGATGCTGCGGCACCAGTGGCTCCCGGCGTTCGTCCGGCTGGCGATGGAGCAGGACGACGTCGCCCGCGCCCGGCGCGCGCTCGCGGTGTGCGAGGAGGAGGCGGCGAAGGAGCGACGTCCGGCGCGGGCACACGCGGCGGCGTCGTGGTGCCGCGGGCTGATCGAGGCGGACCCGGCGGCGGTACTGGCGACGGCGGAGCACTTCCGCGCGGTCGGCCGGCGCCCGGAACTGGCGTCGGCGCTGGAGGACGCGGCGGTGCTGCTGGCCCGCGCGGGCCGGCTGGACGCGGCGCACGCGGCGTTCGAGGAGGCGGCCGAGCTGTACACGGCGCTGGGGGCACGCTGGGACCTGCGCCGGGCGGAGACGCGCTTGCGCCGCCTCGGGGTCCGCCGGGGCGCGCTCTTCGCGCCGGTCCGGCCGGGCCACGGCTGGGAGTCGCTGACGCCGATCGAGGTCCGGATCGCGAGCCTGGTGGCGGAGGGCCGGTCGAACCCGGAGATCGCGGCGGAGCTGTCGCTGCCGCGCCGGACCGTGCAGGCGCACGTGACGAGGTTGCTGGGCAAGCTGGAGACGCCGTCCCGCTCCGGCGTCGCCGACGCCTTCCGGCAGCGGCCCTGA